From one Enterobacter kobei genomic stretch:
- the rpsN gene encoding 30S ribosomal protein S14, which produces MAKQSMKAREVKRVALADKFFAKRAELKAIISDVNATDEDRWNAVLKLQTLPRDSSPSRQRNRCRQTGRPHAFLRKFGLSRIKVREAAMRGEIPGLKKASW; this is translated from the coding sequence ATGGCTAAGCAATCAATGAAAGCACGCGAAGTAAAACGCGTAGCTTTAGCTGATAAATTCTTCGCTAAACGCGCTGAACTGAAAGCTATCATCTCTGATGTGAACGCAACCGACGAAGATCGTTGGAATGCAGTTCTGAAGCTGCAGACTCTGCCGCGTGATTCCAGCCCGTCTCGTCAGCGTAACCGCTGCCGTCAAACTGGTCGTCCGCACGCTTTCCTGCGGAAGTTCGGGTTGAGCCGTATTAAGGTCCGTGAAGCCGCTATGCGCGGTGAAATTCCGGGTCTGAAAAAGGCTAGCTGGTAA
- the rplF gene encoding 50S ribosomal protein L6: MSRVAKAPVVVPAGVDVKINGQVITIKGKNGELTRTLNDAVEVNHADNTLTFGPRAGYVDGWAQAGTARALLNSMVIGVTEGFTKKLQLVGVGYRAAVKGNAVNLSLGFSHPVDHQLPAGITAECPTQTEIVLKGADKQLIGQVAADLRAYRRPEPYKGKGVRYADEVVRTKEAKKK; encoded by the coding sequence ATGTCTCGTGTTGCTAAAGCACCGGTCGTTGTTCCTGCCGGCGTTGATGTAAAAATCAACGGTCAGGTTATTACGATCAAAGGTAAAAACGGCGAGCTGACTCGTACTCTCAACGATGCTGTTGAAGTGAATCATGCAGATAATACTCTGACCTTCGGTCCGCGTGCTGGTTACGTGGATGGATGGGCTCAGGCTGGTACCGCGCGTGCCCTGCTGAATTCAATGGTTATCGGTGTTACCGAAGGCTTCACTAAGAAGCTGCAGCTGGTTGGTGTAGGTTATCGTGCAGCGGTCAAAGGGAATGCAGTAAACCTGTCTCTGGGTTTCTCTCATCCTGTTGATCATCAGCTGCCAGCGGGGATCACCGCAGAATGTCCGACTCAGACTGAAATCGTGCTGAAAGGCGCTGATAAACAGCTGATCGGTCAGGTTGCAGCGGATCTGCGCGCCTACCGTCGTCCTGAGCCTTATAAAGGCAAGGGTGTTCGTTACGCCGACGAAGTCGTGCGTACCAAAGAGGCTAAGAAGAAGTAA
- a CDS encoding DNA-directed RNA polymerase subunit alpha, translating into MQGSVTEFLKPRLVDIEQVSSTHAKVTLEPLERGFGHTLGNALRRILLSSMPGCAVTEVEIDGVLHEYSTKEGVQEDILEILLNLKGLAVRVQGKDEVILTLNKSGIGPVTAADITHDGDVEIVKPQHVICHLTDENASISMRIKVQRGRGYVPASARIHSEEDERPIGRLLVDACYSPVERIAYNVEAARVEQRTDLDKLVIEMETNGTIDPEEAIRRAATILAEQLEAFVDLRDVRQPEVKEEKPEFDPILLRPVDDLELTVRSANCLKAEAIHYIGDLVQRTEVELLKTPNLGKKSLTEIKDVLASRGLSLGMRLENWPPASIADE; encoded by the coding sequence ATGCAGGGTTCTGTGACAGAGTTTCTAAAACCGCGCCTGGTAGATATCGAGCAAGTGAGTTCGACGCACGCCAAGGTGACCCTTGAGCCTTTAGAGCGTGGCTTTGGCCATACTCTGGGTAACGCACTGCGCCGTATTCTGCTCTCATCGATGCCGGGTTGCGCGGTGACCGAAGTTGAGATTGATGGTGTACTTCATGAGTACAGCACCAAAGAGGGTGTTCAGGAGGATATCCTGGAAATCCTGCTCAACCTGAAAGGGCTGGCGGTGAGAGTTCAAGGTAAAGATGAAGTTATTCTTACCCTGAATAAATCTGGCATTGGCCCTGTGACTGCAGCCGACATTACCCATGATGGTGATGTCGAAATCGTCAAGCCGCAGCACGTGATCTGCCACCTGACCGATGAGAACGCGTCTATTAGCATGCGTATCAAAGTTCAGCGCGGTCGTGGTTATGTGCCGGCTTCTGCCCGAATTCATTCGGAAGAAGATGAGCGCCCAATCGGCCGTCTGCTGGTCGACGCATGCTACAGCCCTGTAGAGCGAATTGCCTACAATGTTGAAGCAGCGCGTGTAGAACAGCGTACCGACCTGGACAAGCTGGTCATCGAAATGGAAACCAACGGCACAATCGATCCTGAAGAGGCGATTCGTCGTGCGGCGACCATCCTGGCAGAACAACTTGAAGCTTTCGTTGACTTACGTGATGTTCGTCAGCCGGAAGTGAAAGAAGAGAAACCAGAATTCGATCCGATCCTGCTGCGCCCTGTTGACGATCTGGAATTGACTGTCCGCTCTGCTAACTGCCTCAAAGCAGAAGCTATCCACTATATCGGTGATCTGGTACAGCGTACCGAGGTTGAGCTGCTCAAAACGCCTAACCTTGGTAAAAAATCTCTTACTGAGATTAAAGACGTGCTGGCTTCCCGTGGTTTGTCTCTGGGCATGCGCCTGGAAAACTGGCCACCGGCAAGCATCGCTGACGAGTAA
- the rpsD gene encoding 30S ribosomal protein S4 gives MARYLGPKLKLSRREGTDLFLKSGVRAIDTKCKIEQAPGQHGARKPRLSDYGVQLREKQKVRRIYGVLERQFRNYYKEAARLKGNTGENLLALLEGRLDNVVYRMGFGATRAEARQLVSHKAIMVNGRVVNIASYQVSPNDVVSIREKAKKQSRVKAALELAEQREKPTWLEVDGGKMEGTFKRKPERSDLSADINEHLIVELYSK, from the coding sequence ATGGCAAGATATTTGGGTCCTAAGCTCAAGCTGAGCCGTCGCGAGGGCACAGACCTGTTCCTGAAGTCTGGCGTTCGCGCGATTGATACCAAGTGTAAGATTGAACAAGCTCCTGGCCAGCACGGTGCGCGTAAACCGCGTCTGTCTGACTATGGTGTACAGTTGCGTGAAAAGCAAAAAGTTCGCCGTATCTACGGTGTGCTCGAGCGTCAGTTCCGTAACTATTATAAAGAAGCAGCACGTCTGAAAGGCAACACCGGTGAAAACCTGTTGGCTCTGCTGGAAGGTCGTCTGGACAACGTTGTATACCGTATGGGCTTCGGCGCCACTCGTGCTGAAGCACGTCAGCTGGTTAGCCACAAGGCTATCATGGTAAACGGTCGTGTTGTTAACATCGCTTCTTATCAGGTTAGCCCGAATGATGTGGTCAGTATCCGTGAGAAAGCGAAAAAGCAATCTCGCGTGAAAGCCGCTCTGGAGCTGGCTGAGCAGCGTGAAAAGCCAACCTGGCTGGAAGTTGATGGTGGCAAGATGGAAGGTACGTTTAAGCGTAAGCCTGAGCGTTCTGATCTGTCTGCGGACATTAACGAACACCTGATCGTCGAGCTTTACTCCAAGTAA
- the rplE gene encoding 50S ribosomal protein L5 — protein MAKLHDYYKDEVVKKLMTEFNYNSVMQVPRVEKITLNMGVGEAIADKKLLDNAAADLAAISGQKPFITKARKSVAGFKIRQGYPIGCKVTLRGERMWEFFERLITIAVPRIRDFRGLSAKSFDGRGNYSMGVREQIIFPEIDYDKVDRVRGLDITITTTAKSDEEGRALLAAFDFPFRK, from the coding sequence ATGGCGAAACTGCATGATTACTACAAAGACGAAGTAGTTAAAAAACTCATGACTGAGTTTAACTACAATTCTGTCATGCAAGTCCCTCGGGTCGAGAAGATCACCCTGAACATGGGTGTTGGTGAAGCGATCGCTGACAAGAAACTGCTGGATAACGCAGCAGCTGACCTGGCAGCAATCTCCGGTCAAAAACCGTTTATCACCAAAGCACGCAAATCTGTTGCAGGCTTCAAAATCCGTCAGGGCTATCCGATCGGCTGTAAAGTAACTCTGCGTGGCGAACGCATGTGGGAGTTCTTTGAGCGCCTGATCACTATTGCTGTTCCACGTATCCGTGACTTCCGTGGCTTGTCCGCTAAGTCATTCGATGGTCGTGGTAACTACAGCATGGGTGTCCGTGAGCAGATCATCTTCCCAGAAATCGATTACGACAAAGTCGATCGCGTCCGTGGTTTGGATATTACCATTACCACTACTGCGAAATCTGATGAAGAAGGCCGTGCTCTGCTGGCTGCCTTTGACTTCCCGTTCCGCAAGTAA
- the rpmD gene encoding 50S ribosomal protein L30 → MAKTIKITQTRSAIGRLPKHKATLLGLGLRRIGHTVEREDTPAVRGMVNAVSFMVKVEE, encoded by the coding sequence ATGGCAAAGACTATTAAAATCACTCAAACCCGCAGTGCAATCGGTCGTCTGCCGAAACACAAGGCAACGCTGCTTGGCCTGGGTCTGCGTCGTATTGGTCATACCGTTGAGCGCGAGGATACTCCCGCTGTTCGTGGTATGGTCAACGCGGTTTCCTTCATGGTTAAAGTTGAGGAGTAA
- the mscL gene encoding large-conductance mechanosensitive channel protein MscL has translation MSMLKEFRAFAMRGNVIDLAVGVIIGAAFGKIVSSLVADIIMPPLGLLIGGIDFKQFAFTLREAQGDIPAVVMHYGVFIQNIFDFVIVAFAIFLAIKLINRLHRKKEEEPKAPPAPSKEEVLLTEIRDLLKEQNSRPYP, from the coding sequence ATGAGCATGTTAAAAGAGTTTCGCGCATTTGCGATGCGTGGGAATGTGATCGACCTGGCAGTGGGTGTCATCATTGGTGCGGCATTCGGTAAAATCGTCTCTTCTCTGGTGGCCGACATCATCATGCCACCGCTGGGTTTGCTGATTGGCGGGATTGATTTCAAACAGTTTGCATTTACGCTACGTGAAGCGCAGGGCGACATTCCTGCGGTAGTGATGCATTACGGCGTGTTTATTCAGAATATTTTTGATTTCGTGATCGTGGCGTTCGCTATTTTCCTGGCGATAAAACTGATCAACAGACTTCATCGGAAGAAAGAGGAAGAGCCAAAAGCACCGCCAGCGCCTTCAAAAGAAGAAGTACTGTTAACTGAAATTCGTGATCTGCTGAAAGAACAAAACAGCCGCCCTTATCCTTAA
- the rpsH gene encoding 30S ribosomal protein S8: MSMQDPIADMLTRIRNGQAANKVAVTMPSSKLKVAIANVLKEEGYIEEFKVEGDTKPELELTLKYFQGKAVVESIQRVSRPGLRIYKKKDELPKVMAGMGIAVVSTSKGVMTDRAARQAGLGGEIICYVA; encoded by the coding sequence ATGAGCATGCAAGATCCGATCGCGGATATGCTGACCCGTATCCGTAACGGTCAGGCCGCGAACAAAGTTGCGGTCACCATGCCTTCCTCCAAGCTGAAAGTGGCAATCGCCAACGTGCTGAAGGAAGAAGGTTATATTGAAGAATTTAAAGTTGAAGGCGACACCAAGCCGGAACTGGAACTTACGCTTAAGTATTTCCAGGGTAAAGCTGTTGTAGAAAGCATTCAGCGTGTCAGCCGCCCAGGTCTGCGCATCTATAAGAAAAAAGATGAGCTGCCGAAAGTTATGGCCGGCATGGGTATCGCAGTTGTTTCTACCTCTAAAGGTGTTATGACTGATCGTGCAGCGCGCCAAGCTGGTCTTGGTGGCGAAATTATCTGCTACGTAGCCTAA
- the rpsM gene encoding 30S ribosomal protein S13, translating to MARIAGINIPDQKHAVIALTSIYGVGKTRSKAILASAGIAEDVKISELSEEQIDTLRDEVAKFVVEGDLRREVSMSIKRLMDLGCYRGLRHRRGLPVRGQRTKTNARTRKGPRKPIKK from the coding sequence GTGGCCCGTATAGCAGGCATTAACATTCCTGATCAAAAACACGCTGTGATCGCGTTAACCTCGATCTACGGTGTCGGCAAGACCCGTTCCAAAGCCATTCTGGCCTCTGCGGGTATCGCTGAAGATGTTAAGATCAGTGAGCTGTCTGAAGAACAAATCGACACGCTGCGTGACGAAGTTGCCAAATTTGTCGTTGAAGGTGATCTGCGCCGTGAAGTTAGCATGAGCATCAAGCGCCTGATGGATCTTGGTTGCTACCGCGGTTTGCGTCATCGTCGTGGTCTGCCTGTGCGCGGTCAGCGTACTAAGACCAACGCACGTACCCGTAAGGGTCCGCGCAAACCGATCAAGAAATAA
- the rplQ gene encoding 50S ribosomal protein L17, whose translation MRHRKSGRQLNRNSSHRQAMFRNMAGSLVRHEIIKTTLPKAKELRRVVEPLITLAKTDSVANRRLAFARTRDNEIVAKLFNELGPRFASRAGGYTRILKCGFRAGDNAPMAYIELVDRSESKAEAAAE comes from the coding sequence ATGCGCCATCGTAAGAGTGGTCGTCAACTGAACCGCAACAGCAGCCATCGCCAGGCTATGTTCCGCAACATGGCAGGTTCACTGGTTCGTCATGAGATCATCAAGACGACCCTGCCTAAAGCGAAAGAGCTGCGTCGCGTAGTTGAGCCGCTGATTACTCTTGCCAAGACTGATAGCGTAGCTAATCGTCGTCTGGCATTCGCCCGTACTCGTGATAACGAGATCGTGGCAAAACTGTTTAACGAGCTGGGCCCGCGTTTCGCGAGCCGCGCCGGTGGTTACACTCGCATTCTGAAGTGTGGCTTCCGTGCAGGCGACAACGCGCCGATGGCATACATCGAGCTGGTTGATCGCTCTGAATCGAAAGCAGAAGCTGCTGCAGAGTAA
- the rplO gene encoding 50S ribosomal protein L15, translated as MRLNTLSPAEGSKKAGKRLGRGIGSGLGKTGGRGHKGQNSRSGGGVRRGFEGGQMPLYRRLPKFGFTSRKAMITAEVRLSDLAKVEGGVVDLNTLKAANIIGVQIEFAKVILAGEVSTPVTVRGLRVSKGARAAIEAAGGKIEE; from the coding sequence ATGCGTTTAAATACTCTGTCTCCGGCCGAAGGCTCTAAAAAGGCGGGAAAACGCCTTGGTCGTGGTATCGGTTCTGGCCTCGGTAAAACCGGCGGTCGTGGTCACAAAGGTCAGAACTCACGTTCTGGTGGTGGCGTACGTCGTGGTTTCGAGGGTGGTCAGATGCCTCTGTACCGTCGTCTGCCGAAGTTCGGCTTCACTTCTCGTAAAGCGATGATCACGGCAGAAGTTCGTCTGTCCGATCTGGCTAAAGTAGAAGGCGGCGTTGTAGACCTGAACACGCTGAAAGCGGCAAACATTATCGGTGTCCAGATCGAGTTCGCGAAAGTGATCCTGGCTGGTGAAGTTTCAACTCCGGTAACTGTTCGTGGCCTGCGTGTTTCTAAGGGCGCTCGTGCTGCTATCGAAGCTGCTGGCGGTAAAATCGAGGAATAA
- the zntR gene encoding Zn(2+)-responsive transcriptional regulator: MYRIGELAKLAGVTPDTVRYYEKQHMMDHEVRTQGGFRLYTDHDLQRLKFIRHARQLGFTLESIRELLSIRVDPEHHTCQESKSIVQARLSEVEERIEELQTMRRSLQRLNDACCGTAHSSVYCSILEALEQGSGSKAEVG; the protein is encoded by the coding sequence ATGTATCGCATTGGAGAACTGGCGAAGCTGGCTGGCGTTACACCTGATACCGTTCGTTATTACGAAAAACAACATATGATGGATCACGAAGTTCGTACGCAGGGCGGTTTCCGGCTTTATACCGACCACGATCTTCAGCGACTTAAGTTTATCCGTCATGCCCGGCAACTTGGTTTTACGCTGGAGTCGATCCGCGAGTTGCTCTCGATCCGGGTCGATCCTGAGCATCACACCTGTCAGGAATCAAAAAGTATCGTGCAGGCCAGGTTAAGCGAAGTTGAAGAAAGAATTGAAGAGTTGCAGACAATGCGACGCTCGTTGCAGCGGCTGAACGATGCCTGTTGCGGAACCGCACACAGCAGCGTGTATTGTTCGATCCTGGAAGCGCTGGAGCAGGGAAGCGGAAGTAAAGCTGAGGTCGGTTGA
- the rplX gene encoding 50S ribosomal protein L24, with protein MAAKIRRDDEVIVLTGKDKGKRGKVKNVLSSGKVIVEGINLVKKHQKPVPALNQPGGIVEKEAAIQISNLAIFNAATGKADRVGFRFEDGKKVRFFKSNSETIK; from the coding sequence ATGGCAGCTAAAATCCGTCGTGATGACGAAGTTATCGTGTTAACCGGTAAAGATAAAGGTAAGCGCGGTAAAGTAAAAAATGTCCTGTCTTCCGGCAAGGTCATCGTTGAAGGTATCAACCTGGTTAAGAAACACCAGAAGCCGGTTCCGGCTCTGAACCAACCAGGCGGCATCGTAGAGAAAGAAGCAGCTATTCAGATCTCTAACCTTGCTATCTTCAATGCGGCAACCGGCAAGGCTGACCGTGTAGGCTTTAGATTCGAAGACGGCAAAAAAGTCCGTTTCTTCAAGTCTAATAGCGAAACTATCAAGTAA
- the secY gene encoding preprotein translocase subunit SecY, which produces MAKQPGLDFQSAKGGLGELKRRLLFVIGALIVFRIGSFIPIPGIDATVLAKLLEQQRGTIIEMFNMFSGGALSRASIFALGIMPYISASIIIQLLTVVHPTLAEMKKEGESGRRKISQYTRYGTLVLAIFQSIGIATGLPNMPGMQGLVINPGFAFYFAAVVSLVTGTMFLMWLGEQITERGIGNGISIIIFAGIVAGLPPAIAHTIEQARQGDLHFLLLLLVAVLVFAVTFFVVFVERGQRRIVVNYAKRQQGRRVYAAQSTHLPLKVNMAGVIPAIFASSIILFPATIASWFGGGTGWNWLTTISLYLQPGQPLYVLLYASAIIFFCFFYTALVFNPRETADNLKKSGAFVPGIRPGEQTAKYIDKVMTRLTLVGALYITFICLIPEFMRDAMKVPFYFGGTSLLIVVVVIMDFMAQVQTLMMSSQYESALKKANLKGYGR; this is translated from the coding sequence ATGGCTAAACAACCGGGATTAGATTTTCAAAGTGCCAAAGGTGGCTTAGGCGAGCTGAAACGCAGACTGCTGTTTGTAATCGGCGCGCTGATTGTGTTCCGCATTGGCTCTTTCATTCCGATCCCTGGTATTGATGCCACTGTACTTGCCAAACTGCTTGAACAACAGCGAGGCACCATCATTGAAATGTTTAACATGTTCTCTGGTGGTGCACTCAGCCGTGCTTCAATCTTTGCTCTGGGTATCATGCCGTATATTTCGGCATCGATTATTATCCAGCTGTTGACGGTCGTTCATCCGACCCTCGCAGAAATGAAGAAAGAAGGGGAGTCTGGTCGTCGTAAGATCAGCCAGTACACCCGCTACGGTACTCTGGTGTTGGCGATATTCCAGTCGATCGGTATTGCTACCGGTCTGCCGAATATGCCTGGTATGCAAGGTCTGGTAATCAATCCAGGCTTTGCATTCTATTTCGCTGCTGTTGTAAGTCTGGTCACAGGAACAATGTTCCTGATGTGGCTCGGCGAACAGATCACTGAGCGCGGTATCGGTAACGGTATCTCAATCATTATCTTCGCTGGTATCGTTGCGGGACTCCCGCCAGCCATTGCCCATACGATCGAGCAAGCGCGTCAAGGCGACCTGCACTTCCTCCTGTTGCTGTTGGTTGCAGTATTAGTATTTGCAGTGACGTTCTTTGTTGTGTTTGTTGAACGTGGTCAACGCCGCATTGTGGTAAACTACGCGAAACGCCAGCAAGGTCGTCGTGTCTATGCTGCACAGAGCACACATTTACCGTTGAAAGTGAATATGGCAGGGGTTATCCCGGCAATCTTCGCTTCCAGCATTATTCTGTTCCCGGCGACCATCGCGTCATGGTTCGGGGGCGGTACCGGTTGGAACTGGCTGACAACAATTTCGCTGTATTTGCAGCCAGGGCAACCGCTTTATGTGTTACTCTATGCGTCTGCAATCATCTTCTTCTGTTTCTTCTATACGGCGTTGGTTTTCAACCCAAGAGAAACAGCAGATAACCTGAAGAAGTCCGGTGCATTTGTACCAGGAATTCGTCCGGGAGAGCAAACGGCGAAGTATATCGATAAAGTAATGACTCGTTTGACCCTGGTCGGCGCGCTCTATATTACTTTTATCTGCCTGATCCCGGAGTTCATGCGTGACGCAATGAAAGTGCCGTTCTACTTTGGTGGGACCTCACTGCTCATCGTTGTCGTTGTGATTATGGACTTTATGGCTCAAGTGCAAACTCTGATGATGTCCAGTCAGTACGAGTCTGCATTGAAGAAGGCGAACCTGAAAGGCTACGGCCGCTAA
- the rpsE gene encoding 30S ribosomal protein S5 produces the protein MAHIEKQAGELQEKLIAVNRVSKTVKGGRIFSFTALTVVGDGNGRVGFGYGKAREVPAAIQKAMEKARRNMINVALNHGTLQHPVKGVHTGSRVFMQPASEGTGIIAGGAMRAVLEVAGVHNVLAKAYGSTNPINVVRATIDGLENMNSPEMVAAKRGKSVEEILG, from the coding sequence ATGGCTCACATCGAAAAACAGGCTGGCGAACTGCAGGAAAAGCTGATCGCGGTTAACCGCGTATCTAAAACCGTTAAAGGTGGTCGTATTTTCTCCTTCACAGCTCTGACTGTTGTTGGCGATGGTAACGGTCGCGTTGGTTTTGGTTACGGTAAAGCGCGTGAAGTCCCAGCAGCGATCCAGAAAGCGATGGAAAAAGCCCGTCGCAATATGATTAACGTCGCGCTGAACCACGGCACCCTGCAGCACCCGGTTAAAGGTGTTCACACGGGTTCTCGTGTATTCATGCAGCCGGCTTCAGAAGGTACCGGTATTATTGCCGGTGGTGCAATGCGCGCCGTTCTGGAAGTCGCTGGAGTTCATAACGTACTGGCTAAAGCATATGGTTCCACCAACCCGATTAACGTGGTTCGTGCAACTATTGATGGCCTGGAAAATATGAATTCTCCAGAAATGGTCGCTGCCAAGCGTGGTAAATCCGTTGAAGAAATTCTGGGGTAA
- the rplR gene encoding 50S ribosomal protein L18, with protein sequence MDKKSARIRRATRARRKLQELGATRLVVHRTPRHIYAQVIAPNGSEVLVAASTVEKAIAEQLKYTGNKDAAAAVGKAVAERALEKGIKDVSFDRSGFQYHGRVQALADAAREAGLQF encoded by the coding sequence ATGGATAAGAAATCTGCTCGTATCCGTCGTGCGACCCGCGCACGCCGCAAGCTCCAGGAGCTGGGTGCAACTCGCCTGGTGGTACATCGTACCCCGCGTCATATTTACGCACAGGTTATTGCACCGAACGGTTCTGAAGTTCTGGTAGCTGCTTCTACTGTAGAAAAAGCTATCGCTGAACAATTGAAGTACACCGGTAACAAAGACGCTGCTGCAGCTGTGGGTAAAGCTGTTGCCGAACGCGCTCTGGAAAAAGGCATCAAAGATGTTTCTTTTGACCGTTCCGGGTTCCAATATCATGGTCGTGTCCAGGCACTGGCAGATGCTGCCCGTGAAGCTGGCCTTCAGTTCTAA
- the rpmJ gene encoding 50S ribosomal protein L36, translating into MKVRASVKKLCRNCKIVKRDGVIRVICSAEPKHKQRQG; encoded by the coding sequence ATGAAAGTTCGTGCTTCCGTCAAGAAATTATGCCGTAACTGCAAAATCGTTAAGCGTGATGGCGTCATCCGTGTGATTTGCAGTGCCGAGCCGAAGCATAAACAGCGCCAAGGCTGA
- the rpsQ gene encoding 30S ribosomal protein S17, whose amino-acid sequence MTDKIRTLQGRVVSDKMEKSIVVAIERFVKHPIYGKFIKRTTKLHVHDENNECGTGDVVEIRECRPLSKTKSWTLVRVVEKAIL is encoded by the coding sequence ATGACCGATAAAATCCGTACTCTGCAAGGTCGCGTTGTTAGCGATAAAATGGAGAAATCCATCGTTGTTGCTATCGAACGTTTTGTGAAACACCCGATCTACGGTAAATTCATCAAGCGTACGACCAAACTGCACGTACATGACGAGAACAACGAATGCGGTACTGGTGACGTGGTTGAAATCCGCGAATGCCGTCCGCTGTCCAAGACTAAGTCCTGGACGCTGGTTCGCGTTGTAGAGAAAGCGATTCTGTAA
- the rpsK gene encoding 30S ribosomal protein S11, which produces MAKAPVRARKRVRKQVSDGVAHVHASFNNTIVTITDRQGNALGWATAGGSGFRGSRKSTPFAAQVAAERCADAVKEYGIKNLEVMVKGPGPGRESTIRALNAAGFRITNITDVTPIPHNGCRPPKKRRV; this is translated from the coding sequence ATGGCAAAGGCACCAGTTCGTGCACGTAAGCGTGTAAGAAAACAAGTCTCTGACGGCGTGGCTCATGTCCATGCTTCTTTCAACAACACAATCGTTACTATTACTGATCGTCAGGGTAACGCTTTGGGTTGGGCAACAGCCGGTGGTTCCGGTTTCCGTGGTTCTCGCAAATCCACTCCGTTTGCAGCTCAGGTTGCAGCTGAGCGTTGCGCTGACGCCGTGAAAGAATACGGTATCAAGAATCTGGAAGTTATGGTCAAGGGACCGGGTCCGGGTCGCGAATCTACCATTCGTGCTCTGAACGCCGCTGGTTTCCGCATCACTAATATTACTGATGTGACTCCGATCCCTCACAACGGTTGTCGTCCGCCGAAAAAACGTCGCGTATAA
- the rplN gene encoding 50S ribosomal protein L14, protein MIQEQTMLTVADNSGARRVMCIKVLGGSHRRYAGVGDIIKITIKEAIPRGKVKKGDVLKAVVVRTRKGVRRPDGSVIRFDGNACVILNNNSEQPIGTRIFGPVTRELRTEKFMKIISLAPEVL, encoded by the coding sequence ATGATCCAAGAACAGACTATGCTGACCGTCGCCGACAACTCCGGTGCACGTCGCGTAATGTGTATCAAGGTTCTGGGTGGCTCGCACCGTCGCTACGCAGGCGTAGGCGACATCATCAAGATCACCATCAAGGAAGCAATTCCGCGTGGTAAGGTCAAAAAAGGTGATGTGCTGAAGGCGGTAGTGGTGCGCACCAGGAAGGGTGTTCGTCGCCCGGACGGTTCTGTCATTCGCTTCGATGGTAATGCATGCGTTATTTTAAACAATAACAGTGAGCAGCCTATCGGTACGCGTATTTTTGGGCCGGTAACTCGTGAACTTCGTACTGAAAAGTTCATGAAAATTATCTCTCTGGCACCAGAAGTACTCTAA
- a CDS encoding alternative ribosome-rescue factor A yields MSRYQHQKGQINDNALEALLHDPLFRQRIEKNKKGKGSYLRKAKHAKRGGQEASGKKVEHFFTTGLLVSVAC; encoded by the coding sequence ATGAGTCGCTATCAGCACCAGAAAGGGCAGATAAACGATAATGCGCTTGAAGCATTACTGCATGATCCACTGTTTCGTCAGCGCATTGAGAAAAACAAGAAAGGGAAAGGCAGTTATCTGCGTAAAGCGAAACATGCTAAACGTGGTGGTCAGGAGGCCAGTGGCAAAAAAGTGGAGCACTTTTTTACCACTGGCCTTCTTGTTTCAGTCGCCTGTTAA